Part of the Mangifera indica cultivar Alphonso chromosome 4, CATAS_Mindica_2.1, whole genome shotgun sequence genome, gtttagaaaaatatttttagcatGGTTAAATTTGACTTACCGTTCAAGTTACTGGCAAGAGTACCCAGGCATGGAAAATCAACGATTATGAAGCGGCAGCCGCCTGTGAAGCAGTAGCCCACAAGGTTCATAATGTTGCGGTGGCGAGCCCTGGAAAGGATCACCAACACTGACCAGAATCGATCATCATTTTCCTGGAACGATTTGATTAGCACAGGCGTTTCCTCGAAAATTCCCTCGTAAACCATCAGGTTTTCCGATTTCTGAATCAAGTTTTCTTCCGCGAAGCCCTCTGTCATCTCTTCAAGTTCCCTCAAGGTAAAAGCTCGGGGGAAGCCACTTCTCCAGGATAGAAGATACCAATGAGGAGTTTGCGGCTGCTGCCCTGATGAATTTGGTTCCTGCTCAGGATTTTTTCCATGGCTTCCAGGGTGACCATTGGTGGCAACTTCTCGATTATATCTTTTGTAGCATTCAGGAGGGTAAGTTCTAGTTGTTAATGGAGGAAATGTTGATGGCATCAAGGTTgctatatcttttcctttcgtTATGGCAATGTTGCATCCCACTTGCCCCCGTATGATTTCCTGGTATTTCTTTAAGTGGCTTCCGAAAAACCAAAAGAAATTTGTCTTAATTAGATTCGAATAAATAAACTGAAGTAACAATTAATGAATTAGAAAAACCTGTCTAAGACAATCCAGCGAGTATTCGAGTTCTGTGCTTCATCGACCGTCAATTTTGCAGGACAATAACCAGCTGCAAGCTTGACCTCCAATTTCACCTATAAATTATGAGATTAAGGCAAACTTTACACagaattaataagatttttttatgcAGATCCTAAATATATTCAGCTTCAGAGATTCAGTTgaacaaaataatttcttaCCTCATTTCTCTTGCATTGTCGATTGATTTTTTTAAGGTTATTCTGGTATTGTACTCGTTTCATTTCTAATTCCTCTCCGAGCTGTCTAGGATTTACTTCACCATGTCCTGATGAGAACTCCAATTTTTCCCCTAAAATATTGAGCCTTGTTGAAATAAGAAACTGGCTACATATGTTCTCACATTCGTTATTTTCTACAAGAAATTCTgtgtgcaaaaaaaaaataaaattcgtttttattataatttaaaatatttttccccTTCTGTGccaatataaaagaaattgttatatATACAGTAATAGTatcattcaattaaaaataaacatttttgtcAAATAATCCAAGTTGCCTGTCAATTACATTTGTgcatatattttacaaatttaatattaataaagataCAATAAATGCCAATAAGATTGTAACTCAAATAGTCATGCATGCATGATTGACAATTATGAAGATAACTGATTTAGAGATGATAGTTTGATCAGATTTTCAACACACCATTGTCTGATAGGAATAGGAAGGGAATTCTCGATAAAAACATGGGCGACAACAAGAATGACTAAAATCCTCTTAATCAAGAGTTGGTATAAtgacaaagataaatatattatttatctatttctttttcggtttatttttttttttacatattctctaaaagttttaaattatgaCATATATCCTCTAACacctaataaatatttcattatctttcaAGCAAGGatgaaaaaaggaaattttgaaaaaatttttctACGATTCTCTGATATCTCCAGAATAGGATATGAATGAAAAAAGGTTTTCCTATAAGAGCAAAGACAAGATTATGGTATTTAACTTTTACCAGTCTCGTTGCTATCTCTAAACTAATTATTGTTTCgatatatttatagattttgcgatgataatatatattgaagaaaaaagatCGTAAGACTTACATATACCAGAGATGCCCATATTGCTAATTAGTGGGAAACAAGAGTAATTCTTCTTCCCAAAATCATGAAGAACTCCAAGTAAAAGCACATTGTCTCCGGGACGAACCACATGGTGAATAGCCCACTCAAGGGCATCAACATTTTTTCCATTTCTGCTGGCATCAACCACAACAATCACTCCTTCACTTGGTGGGAGAAGCtccataaattaattgatttgaagtGCTTGGGGGGAGGTGGTGGGGTTAATTTTTCCCCggaaaatgaaaatcaaaaccAAGAAATTAGGCAAGAGCACAGAGAAAGGCtttgacattaatttttttgttatatatacaGAAAATACGTGATGATTCCAAGTGTGAGAATAATGATTTGTCTTTTGATCCCGTGCTTCTCTAAGACAATTCTTTGTTTGGACTTCGAAGATATGTTCTATGttgacaaagaaaatataatttttgacaaTCACTAGAAAATTAATGGGCATATAAAGAACAGTTGAGGGAATCAAATCAagcattcattttttttttcaaccctAAACTTACCCTTAAACATATTCCACcataatttaatcatttgaaCGTCGAAAGTCATGTTTAtgagttaattttaaccaactTTAACATAgaattattaagattttttgATAGATCCTgaatttcttaatatatataacaagcCATGTGCACTGATTGGTAGATGCTAAATGATGTTAATGCttttaaaaaaagagattattttatatttaaaaaattaataaataaggatatagttataataattatgggcttgaataattattacagGTCAAACTCATTTTTTGCTTGAAActgttttagaaaatttttaaaagcctTACATGCAGGTTTGGTGTAAATGTGAGAATTGCTTCTTCAATTCTCCCCCATTTTAGgcatttgatataattttgttcATCTTGCTCCTGGATTATTAAggtatggttttttttttttaattttttatatattccatTTGAGATTCAAGTAATAAAAATCCAACCTTGATAAGTGTACATCCCATTACTCAATAATTATGCATGTACGGTTCCAATTCACTGATTGTAAAGTTTAATCTCCATTTTGACTTAAagtttttacaaaatttctGGTTCACAAACATCCTTGGTTGAATTAGTTGTCTTCAAGTTCATCTTCAACTTGTGTactcaaattttcttcaaaatttgattCAACTGGAACCCAATAGCCCCAGTCCACTTGATAACTTCATCTTCATATGGAAACTCCATACCCAAAACCCATTTCTCCCAGCAAGACCCGCATCGGCTGGATCGGCATCGGCGTAATGGGCGCAGCCATGGCCTCTCGCCTTCTGTCTGCCGGTTATTCCCTCATCGTCTACGCTCGAAACCCCTCAAAAGCTTTTTCACTCCAATCCAAAGGCGCCACTCTCGCGAACTCCCCCCACGAGGTGGCTCGATCAAGCGACGTCGTCTTCACTATGGTGGGAAACCCGCAAGATGTTCGATCAGTTGTCTTAGAGAACAACGGTATTCTTTCCGGGCTAAATCCTGGTGCTGTACTCGTTGATACTACTAGTAGCCATCCAGCTCTTGCGCGAGAAATTTTCAAAGCCGCACGTGAAAAAGATTGTTGGGCTGTGGATGCCCCGGTTTCAGGGGGTGACATCGGTGCAAGAGATGGAAAATTAGCCATTTTTGCGGCAGGTGATAATGGAGTTGTGGAGTGGTTATCGCCATTGTTTAATGTGATGGGGAAGCATACGTATATGGGCCAGCCAGGTTGTGGACAAAGTTGCAAAATTGCTAATCAAATTGTGGTAGGAGCGAATTTGATGGGGCTGAGTGAAGGGCTGGTGTTTGCGGAGAAGGCAGGATTGGATGTTAGGAAGTGGAAAGATTCAGTGAGGGGAGGTGCGGCAGGGTCAATGGTGATGGAGTTATATGGGGAGAGAATGATAGAGAAAGACTTCAGGCCAGGTGGGTTTGCGGAGTATATGGTGAAGGACATGGGTATGGGTGTGGATGTTGTGGAGGAGAGTGAGGATAAGAGAGTTGTGGTGTTGCCTGGTGCCGCATTGGGCAAGCAGATGTTTTCGGCAATGGTGGCAAATGGAGACGGGAAGTTTGGCACTCAAGGGCTTATTTCTGTTATAGAAAGGATCAATGGCAATTAAGTGCACTTCTTGAATTGTGTTAGTAGTGTTTGTTTTGGAGTTGGGTTGTGTATAATGATCTTGAAGTTTGGGGTGCTTGATGTTACAGAGTGTTTGTTTTGGTTGTTTAGTTATGATTGGGTTTCAGATGCTTGAGAGAAATTTTGTGTTGGTTTGTTTATATCAATTGGTTGTCCTGTTTGGAGATAGTTTTTCATTATGCCTTGGGCTGATGACAGCCAGAAGATCTTAAATGTAAGTATTTTTACTTGTAATATCTAATGGTTTCTGAATCTCGGTAAAGCATGAATATTGAGTCATCAGTGGtgctttgagttttttaattcttgtttcTCAATGTGGGCAAATCCAAAGATGCTAACATTACAGAACATGTTTTATCATAGGATGGAATAGACCTTGACCAAATGTGTTTTCTCCCATAACTTAAggaaatatttttgaagaagTTATTACAAATATGGAATGCCTTTCACTTGATAATTTTCCATGAAGACAATCAAACAGTGTGAGATTTTAGAACCATCAAAATTATGAGAGTTGGTGATTAAACTGAAGGTACTTTTGTCTGTTCTCTTTTTGAATAGTCTAGAAATTATCAGTGTTATTCATCTTCCTTTAGGGAAAACCTTTAACTAACATTAGGGGTATCTTTGGTAATTTTAGAAACATGAGAGGGATTTTTATTGTTTAGAAGAATCCAAGGCTAGAGAAGCAGCAGAAAGATTGCCTAAATGTCTGTTTTTATCagtttttcatttcttttcatgaAAACGGAATGTAGTCAAATTTTGCTGATATTGAGGGCCTTATATTGTGaatatttgttaactttttatgggtttttttttataaataaatcggAACTAGGAATGTAAATAAAGTTGGAATTATTAAAGATAGAAAAGTAGTACATTAAATCTTTGCAAAGGCTTCTAAATCAATAAGTTGCATCAGAaggttttgataaaattttattgagcTACAAAATCAGTGAAATGTAACTTTAGTGTGATTGcttataaattttatagaatttgaGTAGAATTTCATTATTCTAAATCTTAAAAACGTAAAAATACTAGCATCAAGTTAGTCTTTAAGTGTAAATTGCCCTTAATTTCTTCTCTCACTATTATAAGTGAAAGCATGATCTGTGTGAGTGTGCATGCAAAAAAGAACAAGATGGTTCATGTAATTGTTGGGCAGCCCCAATACGCTTGACCTTGAAAGACAAGGATGTGCTTGCAAGTTGCAACGTCCTTGCCCTGCAAATGTTAGTCCCGGTTCAACTTATTTTACCAACTTCCTCCGTCACTGAAGTGCAAGCAGTCCAATTCCCATGAAAATGTAAATGAGAAGCAATGGTGGTGACAGCCTGCAATGGCAGGGATTGAGAAAATGATAACCAATTCTCAGGAGATGATTCCAAATAAATAACAACCTGGCACTGGAGTACATCTGAAGCATAGGCTAAAGCACAGAGCAATATTCCTTGTTAGGATTATTTCTCCTCTACTCCCGGCTGTGTTTTCTGATCTTAAGATGCCGCTTGATTACtgttatttcatttatttattcatttacagGGATGAATTGGGGGGAAACAGGAGCAGTAGATGACCAATATTTTAGCTAGTAGAAGAGAAGATAAGAGGAAGGTAACGAGAGAACTGAAAATAAAGGGCTAGAGAGAGAATGTTTTAAGGGTAGTAGAGTTTTAAAATCAGTGATGAGTTAGTTCCATAAGGCTCTTTAGATGTTGAGTTGTtgtgttttcttctttctttttttattctatttcttGGTCTTCTCTTTCAGTGTGGAAGTTATGTCTGTAAGTTTAATGCTTTTGCACTGGCTTCCCATGACCTCTacttttcaaacaaattaatatagcACTACTGACTATTGGAAGAAAATGAATTCCAGATCAATATCCTGCAAGAGAAAGTTTTGATAAATTCTAATTAACTTTACAATCAGTGAAATCTAACTTTAGtgtaatttcttataaattctATAAAGTTTGAGTAGAATTTTATTATGCAAAATCATTAAAGCCATGAACATGCATGCACATGTTAGAATTTGAAGCTGAAAAATTGCTGTAAATCCTTGTTATCTTTAATCTTGCAGGTTGTACAGTTATATATCCTTTTAAAGGTAGCTTCCTTCTAATTGATCATCAGCTcccattgtttatttatatatatatatgatatgaattttgaatcaaagttgatatatcttaaaattatcTCAGATTAAAATTAGGATTTATGctatagaaaataaattagaaatttaaagtaataaaaaaattatttagataaattatattaaaaagtatttttaatcttatttaataattttcataaaaataaataataattaaaatgaactaaacaaaattagatcaaatttgaAGAACAGCTGATACAAAATCCCGAAAGAATCAAAATCCCATTCTTGCTTAACCCAACGtttgcaatatttaacaatccaagaTCCCTGAAATGGCTTAGAATGTTTGAATTCtgaataaggataaaatttgtGCGtttcatcaataattaaatatcccCAGTCGCCTACAGGGACGCAGCGAGCTTTGGAATCACCGCCGCTGTCATTGCCGGTACGAGTCGACATAACCAAAGCAGTCAAAGACCTGGTGCTACTCGGCTATAAATTGTGTGGTATTTTGTGGTACTTGTCAGTCAGAGCACAGAAACTATCACTTCTAACTTGGCTATAGCGACATGAATTTTTCCCTGAGCCCAAGCATTAAGCCTTCTGCTAATCCATTGCTTTCTCAAAAACAATGTACAAAACCACCGCAAATCAGTCCCAAATTCAACTCAGTTTCATGCAGAGCTACTGCAAAGCTATCAGCAGGCGAAAAGGAGGCCCCAAATTTTTACAGAGTTCTCTCTTTGAGTTCAACTAATGCAAGTTCTGATGAAGTAAAGAGAGCCTACAGAAGCATGGCTCTTCAATATCACCCTGACGTATGTCGAGATCCTTCGAGAAAGGCGGAAGCAACGAGGATGTTTGTGCAGTTACACACGGCTTACACAACGTTGTCGGATCCTGTGTTACGAGAGAAGTATGATTATGAATTAGGGTTAAGAAATTTggggaagatgaagaagaatataaatcttcaaatttccaTGAGAGCAGGATGGCAAGAGCAAATATTAGAGTTGAAAAAAAGATCTAGTCTTAGTATGAAACAAAGAGATGGCTCATCATGGGGCAGCAGAATGAGGGCtcaaaatatgcaaaattaattattaggaCTACTTCTActtgtgataatatttattttatttattatgtgatACTTCGATTGGCATGTGgcatataactttaaattatattacagAAAATGTTGACCCTTGGATCTATCTATCGAGGATTCAATGGCTGTGCTGCCCGCTCTTTCTAAGcgggaaaaaaataaagtcataaACATTTTACCACCGTCCAATCCAAAATTTgcaaaaactaataataaatcCAACATGAAAAGTATACCTTGTAATTCATGTTTGGGCTGTGTCTTTTtacattttgaattaaaacacGATTactattcaaattataattgagTCCAAAATACTCAATCTAAATACTGcccaaattattaataaattatctgaTAGGACCGTAATAACTTGTTTGAAAAAAAGGTAGTGTCATATTATGACATGGTTTAAGAACAATTTAAGTTATATGTAGGGTTAGCTTTCATTTCAGATAttggttcggtttgaatttatttattttgaattcaaactgaatttg contains:
- the LOC123214777 gene encoding chaperone protein dnaJ 20, chloroplastic-like — protein: MNFSLSPSIKPSANPLLSQKQCTKPPQISPKFNSVSCRATAKLSAGEKEAPNFYRVLSLSSTNASSDEVKRAYRSMALQYHPDVCRDPSRKAEATRMFVQLHTAYTTLSDPVLREKYDYELGLRNLGKMKKNINLQISMRAGWQEQILELKKRSSLSMKQRDGSSWGSRMRAQNMQN
- the LOC123215071 gene encoding probable serine/threonine-protein kinase PBL25 isoform X1 — translated: MKRVQYQNNLKKINRQCKRNEVKLEVKLAAGYCPAKLTVDEAQNSNTRWIVLDSHLKKYQEIIRGQVGCNIAITKGKDIATLMPSTFPPLTTRTYPPECYKRYNREVATNGHPGSHGKNPEQEPNSSGQQPQTPHWYLLSWRSGFPRAFTLRELEEMTEGFAEENLIQKSENLMVYEGIFEETPVLIKSFQENDDRFWSVLVILSRARHRNIMNLVGYCFTGGCRFIIVDFPCLGTLASNLNDNELARKLTWKARWYIAIEIGGSLRYLHEECGDEPIVHQSVCSANIVFSHCYCAMLCNFIMAKWLNLQESSAKNEKDEKLYVDVRDYGIFLVELIAGSAEEKDRQSLVDWAVPLMKDGNIEEVMDPRLLDGNSDKKMIQCMARAALLCLNSPHPRPSISKVLAVVRGDPLAISKCSP
- the LOC123215071 gene encoding probable serine/threonine-protein kinase PBL25 isoform X2; this translates as MKRVQYQNNLKKINRQCKRNEVKLEVKLAAGYCPAKLTVDEAQNSNTRWIVLDSHLKKYQEIIRGQVGCNIAITKGKDIATLMPSTFPPLTTRTYPPECYKRYNREVATNGHPGSHGKNPEQEPNSSGQQPQTPHWYLLSWRSGFPRAFTLRELEEMTEGFAEENLIQKSENLMVYEGIFEETPVLIKSFQENDDRFWSVLVILSRARHRNIMNLVGYCFTGGCRFIIVDFPCLGTLASNLNDNELARKLTWKARWYIAIEIGGSLRYLHEECGDEPIVHQSVCSANIVFSHCYCAMLCNFIMAKWLNLQESSAKNEKDEKLYVDVRDYGIFLVELIAGSAEEKDRQSLVDWAVPLMKDGNIEEVMDPRLLDGNSDKKMIQCMARAALLCLNSPHPRPSISFSSGSR
- the LOC123214901 gene encoding probable 3-hydroxyisobutyrate dehydrogenase-like 2, mitochondrial, with product METPYPKPISPSKTRIGWIGIGVMGAAMASRLLSAGYSLIVYARNPSKAFSLQSKGATLANSPHEVARSSDVVFTMVGNPQDVRSVVLENNGILSGLNPGAVLVDTTSSHPALAREIFKAAREKDCWAVDAPVSGGDIGARDGKLAIFAAGDNGVVEWLSPLFNVMGKHTYMGQPGCGQSCKIANQIVVGANLMGLSEGLVFAEKAGLDVRKWKDSVRGGAAGSMVMELYGERMIEKDFRPGGFAEYMVKDMGMGVDVVEESEDKRVVVLPGAALGKQMFSAMVANGDGKFGTQGLISVIERINGN